In Indicator indicator isolate 239-I01 chromosome 16, UM_Iind_1.1, whole genome shotgun sequence, one genomic interval encodes:
- the LOC128972309 gene encoding LOW QUALITY PROTEIN: olfactory receptor 12D1-like (The sequence of the model RefSeq protein was modified relative to this genomic sequence to represent the inferred CDS: inserted 3 bases in 2 codons; substituted 1 base at 1 genomic stop codon), with amino-acid sequence MLNKTEVHEFILLGLTASQGLQHFFFISFLLLHLATLVHNGAIVTLVTLKXHTPMYFFLGNLSCLDMFYSTATVPKTLTGLLFVHQPLSFAGCLAQLQFFHFPGSTEAVLLAXHDRYVAICSPLCYTLIMSPQTCLLLVVASRSSGFVHVLMRPVMTSQLSFCGRNHVQHFCCDIRPLLNLACSSTSVNMTFLDVVTTSIVLGPSGPLYIISSIFQKVQSXEGRWKPFSTCASHLTIVMLFYIPVLFNYTPPSSSSSLERDMQVSLIYSAVTPAMNPLIYSLRNQEVRSPLKKRLEKKFFPG; translated from the exons ATGCTGAACAAGACAGAGGTCCATGAGTTCATCCTCTTGGGCCTCACCGCTagccaggggctgcagcacttcttcttcatctcctttcTCTTGCTGCACTTGGCCACTCTTGTGCACAATGGAGCCATTGTGACCTTGGTGACGCTCAA CCACACCCCCATGTACTTCTTCCTGGGGAACCTGtcctgcctggatatgttctACTCCACAGCCACCGTTCCCAAGACGTTGACTGGCTTGCTCTTTGTCCATCAGCCCCTATCTTTTGCTGGCTGCTTGGCCCAGCTCCAATTCTTCCACTTCCCGGGCAGTACTGAAGCTGTGCTCCTGG GCCATGACCGCTATGTGGCCATTTGCAGCCCCCTGTGCTACACCCTCATCATGAGCCCCCagacctgcctgctgctggtcgTGGCCAGCCGGTCTTCTGGCTTTGTGCATGTCCTGATGCGCCCAGTTATGACCTCTCAGTTGAGTTTCTGTGGTCGCAACCACGTTCAGCACTTCTGCTGTGACATCAGGCCCCTGTTGAATCTGGCTTGCAGTAGCACCAGTGTCAACATGACCTTCCTCGATGTTGTCACCACATCTATTGTTCTGGGCCCCTCTGGGCCCCTCTACATCATCTCCTCCATCTTCCAAAAAGTCCAGAGCTAGGAAGGAAGATGGAAGCCCTTCTCCACCTGTGCCTCTCACCTCACTATTGTTATGCTATTCTACATACCAGTGCTCTTCAACTATACACCACCCTCCTCGAGTAGCTCTCTGGAGAGGGATATGCAAGTGTCTCTCATTTATAGTGCTGTCACTCCAGCTATGAACCCATTGATCTACTCTCTTAGGAACCAGGAGGTGAGATCACCCCTGAAAAAAAGGTtagagaaaaaattctttcctggaTGA